In Treponema primitia ZAS-2, a genomic segment contains:
- the coaD gene encoding pantetheine-phosphate adenylyltransferase, with translation MLKAAFPGSFDPPSFGHLDIIGRGAALFDELVVVVGANRQKKGLFTVEERIALVAELVKPWKNVTVESWDGLIADFIRDRDIRLLIRGIRGVNDFSQELDLSIWNKTLNPKAETIFMSADPRYSLLSSSALKELASFHQDLSPYAPLLVVEALKKKFS, from the coding sequence ATGTTAAAAGCCGCTTTTCCCGGATCCTTTGACCCCCCCAGTTTTGGTCACCTGGATATCATTGGCCGTGGGGCCGCCCTTTTTGATGAACTGGTGGTGGTAGTGGGGGCCAATCGGCAAAAAAAAGGCCTTTTTACCGTAGAAGAGCGGATCGCCCTGGTCGCGGAACTGGTAAAACCCTGGAAAAATGTAACTGTAGAAAGCTGGGACGGGCTTATTGCAGATTTTATCAGGGACCGGGACATCAGGCTTCTGATCCGTGGTATTCGTGGGGTGAACGATTTCTCCCAGGAATTGGACCTTTCTATATGGAACAAAACCCTGAATCCCAAAGCGGAGACCATTTTCATGAGTGCCGACCCCCGGTACTCCTTACTAAGCTCCTCGGCATTGAAGGAACTGGCATCGTTTCACCAAGATCTTTCACCTTATGCGCCGCTTCTGGTTGTGGAGGCGCTGAAGAAGAAGTTCTCTTAG
- the rpmF gene encoding 50S ribosomal protein L32 yields MAVPRANTSKARTRRRQSINMKLTAPTLIECSTCGNRVLPHRVCPKCGFYRGKQVIIPESKV; encoded by the coding sequence ATGGCAGTACCCAGAGCGAACACGTCGAAAGCCCGGACCCGCCGCCGGCAGTCAATTAATATGAAACTTACCGCCCCTACTCTGATTGAATGCAGCACCTGCGGTAATCGGGTTTTACCCCACCGGGTGTGTCCTAAGTGCGGTTTTTATCGGGGAAAGCAGGTAATTATTCCTGAATCAAAGGTTTAG